A portion of the Haemophilus influenzae genome contains these proteins:
- a CDS encoding YajG family lipoprotein — protein MALVNKIKTLSSVGILAATLFLAGCQAQSNILAFTPPVPSASMNVNRTAVVSVTTKDSRTIQEIASYTKHGELIKLNASPSVTQLFQQVMQQNLISKGFRIGQLNGSNAWVTVDVHEFGTQVEQGNLRYKLNTKIQATVYVQGAKGSYNKSFNVTHSQEGVFNADNDEIHKVLSQTFNDIVNNIYQDQEVAAAINQYSN, from the coding sequence ATGGCATTAGTAAACAAAATTAAAACATTATCATCAGTAGGTATTCTAGCTGCTACATTATTTCTTGCAGGCTGCCAAGCACAATCAAATATATTAGCATTTACACCGCCTGTGCCAAGTGCTTCAATGAATGTTAATCGAACTGCCGTTGTATCTGTTACAACAAAAGATAGCCGCACAATACAAGAGATTGCGAGTTATACGAAACACGGGGAACTGATTAAATTAAATGCATCCCCAAGTGTTACACAATTATTTCAGCAAGTGATGCAGCAAAATTTAATTAGTAAAGGCTTTAGAATTGGGCAATTAAATGGTTCAAATGCGTGGGTAACTGTAGATGTGCATGAATTTGGTACGCAAGTAGAACAAGGTAATCTTCGTTATAAACTTAATACTAAAATTCAAGCGACAGTTTATGTACAAGGTGCGAAAGGTTCGTATAATAAATCATTTAATGTCACGCATTCACAAGAGGGCGTATTTAATGCGGACAATGATGAAATTCATAAAGTGCTATCTCAAACTTTTAATGATATTGTGAACAATATTTATCAAGATCAAGAAGTTGCGGCTGCGATTAACCAATATTCTAATTAA
- the fabD gene encoding ACP S-malonyltransferase: MKKFAMVFPGQGSQAVGMLADLATEYPIVIETFKQASDALGYDLWYLVQQGPAEELNKTWQTQPALLAASVAIYRVWQEKFPQLKPEVMAGHSLGEYSALVCAGVLDFQDAIKLVELRGKLMQQAVPEGTGAMYAIIGLDNEAIINACKQAEEGEVVSAVNFNSPGQVVIAGAKAAVERAAALCKEAGAKRALPLAVSVPSHCALMKPAAEQLAVTLDNIQINTPTISVLNNVDVKAETEGTEIRTALVRQLYSPVRWTETVEKMAQDGVLALVEVGPGKVLNGLTKRIVGDLQAISVNDVASFNAVEEFLA, from the coding sequence ATGAAAAAATTCGCAATGGTCTTCCCAGGTCAAGGCTCCCAAGCTGTCGGTATGCTTGCTGATCTTGCCACTGAATATCCAATCGTTATTGAAACATTTAAACAAGCATCTGATGCGCTTGGTTATGATTTATGGTATCTTGTTCAACAAGGTCCAGCTGAAGAACTTAATAAAACATGGCAAACTCAGCCCGCACTTTTAGCGGCATCGGTAGCCATTTATCGCGTATGGCAAGAGAAGTTTCCTCAATTAAAACCAGAAGTGATGGCAGGCCATAGCTTGGGTGAGTATTCTGCCTTGGTTTGTGCTGGGGTGTTGGATTTCCAAGATGCGATTAAATTAGTGGAATTGCGCGGAAAATTAATGCAACAAGCTGTGCCTGAAGGCACTGGCGCAATGTATGCAATCATTGGTTTAGATAATGAAGCAATTATTAATGCTTGCAAACAAGCAGAGGAAGGCGAAGTCGTATCTGCGGTGAACTTTAACTCACCGGGTCAAGTAGTTATTGCGGGTGCGAAAGCTGCAGTTGAGCGTGCGGCTGCATTATGTAAAGAAGCAGGGGCGAAACGTGCATTGCCGTTAGCTGTGAGCGTACCTTCTCACTGTGCATTAATGAAACCTGCAGCCGAGCAATTAGCGGTAACACTTGATAATATTCAAATTAATACACCAACAATATCGGTATTAAATAACGTTGATGTGAAAGCTGAAACTGAAGGCACCGAAATTCGTACCGCACTTGTTCGTCAGTTATATAGTCCAGTTCGTTGGACTGAAACAGTTGAAAAAATGGCGCAAGATGGTGTTTTAGCGCTTGTTGAAGTGGGGCCAGGTAAAGTATTAAATGGTTTAACCAAACGCATTGTGGGTGATTTACAAGCAATATCTGTAAATGATGTTGCATCATTCAATGCGGTAGAAGAATTTTTAGCGTAA
- a CDS encoding BolA family protein: MSIQQIIEQKIQKEFQPHFLAIENESHLHHSNRGSESHFKCVIVSADFKNIRKVQRHQRIYQLLNEELNHSIHALALHLFTPEEWKAQNETVPHSTKCAGIGR; the protein is encoded by the coding sequence GTGTCAATTCAACAAATTATTGAGCAAAAAATTCAAAAAGAATTTCAACCGCACTTTTTAGCAATAGAAAATGAAAGCCATTTACATCACTCTAATCGAGGTTCTGAATCACATTTTAAATGCGTTATTGTCAGCGCAGACTTTAAAAATATTCGAAAAGTACAACGTCATCAGCGTATTTATCAATTATTGAACGAAGAATTAAATCATAGTATTCACGCATTAGCATTACATTTATTCACTCCAGAAGAATGGAAAGCACAAAATGAAACTGTACCGCACTCAACAAAATGTGCAGGTATTGGGCGTTAA
- the fabG gene encoding 3-oxoacyl-ACP reductase FabG — MQGKIALVTGASRGIGRAIAEELSSKGAFVIGTATSEKGAEAISAYLGDKGKGLVLNVTDKESIETLLGQIKNDFGDIDILVNNAGITCDNLLMRMKDEEWFDIMQTNLTSVYHLSKAMLRSMMKKRFGRIINIGSVVGSTGNPGQTNYCAAKAGVVGFSKSLAKEVAARGITVNVVAPGFIATDMTEVLTDEQKAGILSNVPAGRLGEAKDIAKAVAFLASDDAGYITGTTLHVNGGLYLS; from the coding sequence ATGCAAGGTAAAATTGCTTTAGTGACAGGGGCTAGCCGTGGTATCGGTCGTGCGATTGCAGAAGAACTTAGTTCAAAAGGTGCATTTGTAATTGGTACAGCAACTTCTGAAAAGGGTGCAGAGGCGATCTCGGCTTATTTAGGGGATAAAGGTAAAGGTTTAGTTTTAAACGTCACGGATAAAGAATCTATCGAAACCTTACTTGGACAAATTAAAAATGATTTTGGCGATATTGATATTCTCGTGAATAACGCAGGTATTACTTGCGATAATTTATTGATGCGTATGAAAGATGAGGAATGGTTTGATATTATGCAAACTAACTTAACTTCTGTGTATCATCTTTCTAAAGCCATGTTACGTTCAATGATGAAAAAACGTTTTGGTCGTATCATCAATATTGGTTCAGTGGTTGGTTCAACGGGTAATCCAGGACAAACTAACTATTGTGCGGCAAAAGCGGGTGTGGTTGGTTTTTCTAAATCTTTAGCGAAAGAAGTAGCTGCACGTGGTATTACTGTAAATGTGGTTGCACCAGGTTTTATTGCAACAGATATGACAGAAGTGCTTACGGATGAACAAAAAGCGGGGATCTTATCTAATGTTCCAGCTGGACGTTTAGGCGAAGCAAAAGACATAGCTAAAGCTGTTGCTTTCTTAGCTTCTGATGATGCAGGTTATATCACGGGTACAACGTTACACGTGAATGGTGGCTTATACTTAAGCTAA
- the asd gene encoding archaetidylserine decarboxylase (Phosphatidylserine decarboxylase is synthesized as a single chain precursor. Generation of the pyruvoyl active site from a Ser is coupled to cleavage of a Gly-Ser bond between the larger (beta) and smaller (alpha chains). It is an integral membrane protein.), translating into MTSNSYWQRLKVAFQYVMPQIYLTQIAGWFAKQKWGKTTHFVIKAFAKKYNIDMSIAQKEQFSDYASFNEFFTRPLKENARPINQNPTALCLPADGRISECGHIDDNLLLQAKGHFFSLEDLLAEDKELVETFKNGEFATTYLSPRDYHRVHMPCDGTLRKMIYVPGDLFSVNPFLAQHVPNLFARNERVICVFDTEFGTMVQILVGATITASIGTTWAGVINPPRHNEVKTWTYEGESAVKLLKGQEMGWFQLGSTVINLFQANQVRLADHLSVNEPVRMGEILAYKK; encoded by the coding sequence ATGACTTCAAATTCTTATTGGCAACGCTTAAAAGTGGCATTTCAATATGTCATGCCGCAAATTTATTTAACTCAAATTGCTGGCTGGTTTGCTAAACAAAAATGGGGCAAAACAACACATTTTGTAATTAAAGCTTTTGCGAAAAAATACAACATTGATATGAGCATTGCGCAAAAAGAACAATTTTCTGATTACGCAAGCTTTAATGAATTTTTTACTCGCCCGTTAAAAGAAAACGCACGTCCAATTAATCAAAATCCAACCGCACTTTGTTTACCAGCAGACGGTCGCATTAGTGAGTGCGGTCATATTGACGATAATCTTTTATTGCAAGCTAAGGGGCATTTTTTCAGCCTAGAAGACTTATTGGCAGAAGATAAAGAATTAGTGGAAACCTTTAAAAATGGGGAATTTGCCACTACTTATCTTTCTCCTCGTGATTATCACCGAGTACATATGCCGTGCGATGGCACGCTACGTAAGATGATTTATGTGCCAGGCGATTTATTCTCTGTGAATCCATTTTTAGCCCAACATGTACCAAATTTATTTGCGCGTAATGAACGTGTGATTTGTGTATTTGATACTGAATTTGGCACAATGGTACAAATTTTAGTGGGTGCAACCATCACTGCAAGTATTGGCACAACTTGGGCAGGCGTAATTAATCCACCACGCCACAACGAAGTGAAAACTTGGACTTATGAAGGCGAAAGTGCGGTCAAATTATTGAAAGGTCAAGAAATGGGTTGGTTCCAACTTGGTTCAACAGTAATTAATTTATTCCAAGCCAATCAAGTGCGTTTGGCTGATCATTTAAGCGTAAATGAACCTGTTCGCATGGGCGAAATCTTGGCATATAAAAAATAA
- the acpP gene encoding acyl carrier protein, with amino-acid sequence MSIEERVKKIIVEQLGVKEEDVKPEASFVEDLGADSLDTVELVMALEEEFDIEIPDEEAEKITTVQSAIDYVQNNQ; translated from the coding sequence ATGAGTATTGAAGAACGCGTGAAAAAAATCATCGTTGAACAATTAGGTGTTAAAGAAGAAGATGTTAAACCTGAAGCTTCTTTTGTTGAAGATTTAGGTGCAGATTCATTAGACACAGTTGAATTAGTAATGGCTTTAGAAGAAGAATTTGATATTGAAATTCCTGATGAAGAAGCTGAAAAAATTACCACTGTTCAATCTGCGATTGATTACGTGCAAAACAATCAATAA
- the rpmF gene encoding 50S ribosomal protein L32, which translates to MAVQQNKKSRSRRDMRRSHDALTTAAVSVDKASGETHLRHHVTADGYYRGRKVINK; encoded by the coding sequence ATGGCTGTTCAACAAAACAAAAAATCTCGTTCACGTCGTGATATGCGTCGTTCACACGATGCTTTAACAACTGCTGCTGTATCAGTAGATAAAGCAAGCGGTGAAACTCACTTACGCCACCACGTAACTGCAGACGGTTACTATCGTGGTCGTAAAGTGATCAATAAGTAA
- the yceD gene encoding 23S rRNA accumulation protein YceD produces MQKVKLPLTVDPVKDAQRRLDYVGYYSANQLERLAESVVNVLSDAQVTLSFYVDPQKLVVMKGKVQIDIELECQRCNEPYKQTLECEFTYSPVANWDQADDLPEIYEPIEFNEFGEIDLIGTVEDELILALPLVPMHSSEHCEVSAQEQVFGELPEELAKKPNPFAVLANLKQK; encoded by the coding sequence ATGCAAAAGGTAAAACTACCCCTAACCGTTGATCCGGTAAAAGATGCTCAAAGACGGCTTGATTATGTTGGTTATTATTCGGCAAATCAGCTTGAGCGTTTGGCGGAATCAGTGGTAAACGTGCTCAGCGATGCACAGGTAACATTATCGTTTTATGTTGATCCACAAAAATTAGTGGTGATGAAAGGTAAAGTACAGATTGATATCGAGCTTGAATGTCAGCGTTGTAACGAACCTTACAAACAAACATTGGAATGTGAGTTTACTTATAGTCCAGTGGCTAATTGGGATCAGGCTGATGACTTGCCCGAAATTTATGAGCCAATCGAGTTCAATGAGTTTGGCGAAATAGATTTAATTGGCACGGTGGAAGATGAGCTAATTTTAGCTTTGCCGCTTGTACCAATGCATTCATCTGAACACTGTGAAGTGTCCGCGCAGGAACAGGTTTTTGGCGAATTGCCTGAAGAATTGGCAAAAAAACCGAACCCGTTCGCTGTATTAGCTAATTTAAAGCAAAAGTAA
- a CDS encoding beta-ketoacyl-ACP synthase III has translation MNSRILSTGSYLPSHIRTNADLEKMVDTSDEWIVTRSGIRERRIAAADETVATMGFEAAKNAIEAAQINPQDIELIIVATTSHSHAYPSAACQVQGLLNIDDAISFDLAAACTGFVYALSVADQFIRAGKVKKALVIGSDLNSRKLDETDRSTVVLFGDGAGAVILEASEQEGIISTHLHASADKNNALVLAQPERAIEKSGYIEMQGNETFKLAVRELSNVVEETLSANNLDKKDLDWLVPHQANLRIITATAKKLEMDMSQVVVTLDKYANNSAATVPVALDEAIRDGRIQRGQLLLLEAFGGGWTWGSALVRF, from the coding sequence ATGAATAGTAGAATTTTATCCACCGGTAGCTATCTGCCGAGTCATATTCGCACAAATGCGGATTTAGAAAAAATGGTTGATACATCAGATGAATGGATTGTCACTCGTTCTGGTATCCGTGAACGTCGTATCGCAGCGGCAGATGAAACTGTTGCAACAATGGGATTTGAAGCGGCAAAAAATGCGATCGAAGCTGCTCAAATTAATCCTCAAGATATTGAACTGATTATTGTTGCAACTACAAGTCACTCACATGCTTATCCAAGTGCGGCTTGCCAAGTGCAAGGTTTATTAAATATTGATGATGCGATTTCTTTTGATTTAGCCGCAGCTTGCACAGGCTTTGTCTATGCTTTGAGCGTAGCTGATCAATTTATTCGTGCAGGCAAAGTGAAAAAAGCCTTAGTGATAGGCTCAGATCTCAATTCTCGTAAATTAGATGAAACAGATCGCAGCACTGTTGTGCTATTTGGTGATGGTGCGGGTGCTGTAATTTTAGAAGCGAGTGAACAAGAAGGAATTATCTCCACCCATTTACACGCTTCAGCAGATAAAAATAATGCTCTTGTTTTAGCTCAGCCAGAACGTGCTATAGAAAAATCTGGCTATATCGAGATGCAAGGTAACGAAACGTTCAAATTGGCAGTTCGTGAACTTTCAAATGTGGTGGAAGAAACACTTTCAGCCAATAATTTAGATAAAAAAGATTTAGACTGGCTTGTGCCACACCAAGCAAATTTACGTATTATTACAGCGACAGCTAAAAAATTAGAAATGGATATGTCGCAAGTGGTGGTAACGTTAGATAAATACGCTAATAACAGTGCAGCAACTGTTCCTGTCGCTTTAGATGAGGCTATTCGAGATGGCCGTATTCAACGTGGGCAGTTACTATTATTAGAAGCCTTTGGCGGTGGTTGGACTTGGGGTTCAGCGTTAGTGAGATTTTAG
- the gorA gene encoding glutathione-disulfide reductase produces MTKHYDYIAIGGGSGGIASLNRAASYGKKCAIIEAKHLGGTCVNVGCVPKKVMFYGAHIAEAINNYAPDYGFDVEVKKFDFSKLIESRQAYISRIHTSYNNVLAKNNIDVINGFGKFVDAHTIEVTLADGTKEQVTADHILIATGGRPYRPNIKGQEYGIDSDGFFALTELPKRAVVIGAGYIAVELSGVLNSLGVETHLLVRRHAPMRNQDPLIVETLVEVLAQDGIQLHTNSTPSEIVKNADGSLTVKCDGQSDVTVDCAIWAAGRVPATDKIGLENAGVETNEHGYVKVDKYQNTNVKGIYAVGDIIENGIELTPVAVAAGRRLSERLFNNKPTEYLDYSLVPTVVFSHPPIGTVGLTEPQAIEQYGAENVKVYKSSFTAMYTAVTQHRQPCKMKLVCVGKDEKVVGLHGIGFGVDEMIQGFAVAIKMGATKADFDNTVAIHPTGSEEFVTMR; encoded by the coding sequence ATGACTAAACATTATGATTATATTGCTATTGGCGGTGGCAGTGGCGGTATTGCGTCTCTAAATCGAGCAGCAAGCTATGGAAAAAAATGTGCAATCATTGAAGCAAAACATCTTGGCGGCACTTGTGTAAATGTAGGTTGTGTACCTAAAAAAGTAATGTTTTATGGCGCGCATATTGCAGAAGCAATCAACAATTATGCGCCAGATTATGGTTTTGATGTTGAAGTGAAAAAATTTGATTTTTCAAAACTGATTGAAAGTCGCCAAGCCTATATTAGTCGTATCCATACATCTTATAATAATGTATTAGCGAAAAATAATATTGATGTAATTAACGGTTTCGGAAAATTTGTCGATGCCCATACTATTGAAGTAACACTTGCTGATGGTACAAAAGAGCAAGTAACCGCAGATCATATTTTAATCGCAACAGGTGGCCGCCCATATCGTCCAAACATTAAAGGACAAGAATACGGCATTGATTCAGATGGTTTCTTTGCATTAACCGAATTACCAAAACGTGCTGTTGTTATTGGTGCAGGCTATATTGCTGTTGAACTTTCTGGCGTATTAAACAGCTTAGGCGTGGAAACACATTTATTAGTGCGTCGCCATGCGCCAATGCGTAATCAGGATCCATTAATCGTAGAAACATTAGTGGAAGTGCTTGCACAAGATGGAATTCAATTACATACCAATTCTACCCCATCTGAAATTGTAAAAAATGCAGATGGTTCACTTACTGTAAAATGTGATGGTCAATCTGATGTTACCGTAGATTGCGCTATTTGGGCGGCAGGTCGTGTTCCAGCGACAGATAAAATTGGCTTAGAAAATGCAGGTGTAGAAACAAATGAACACGGCTATGTCAAAGTAGATAAATATCAAAATACTAATGTGAAAGGCATTTATGCGGTAGGCGATATTATTGAAAACGGCATTGAATTAACACCAGTTGCAGTTGCAGCAGGTCGTCGCCTTTCTGAGCGTTTATTTAATAATAAACCGACTGAATATTTAGATTACAGTTTAGTTCCAACCGTTGTATTTAGCCATCCGCCTATCGGCACTGTAGGTTTAACTGAACCGCAAGCGATTGAGCAGTACGGCGCAGAAAATGTTAAGGTATATAAATCTTCTTTCACAGCGATGTATACTGCGGTAACTCAACATCGCCAACCGTGCAAAATGAAATTAGTTTGTGTGGGTAAAGATGAAAAAGTTGTGGGTTTACATGGTATTGGTTTCGGTGTAGATGAAATGATTCAAGGATTTGCAGTAGCAATCAAAATGGGCGCAACAAAAGCTGATTTTGACAATACGGTGGCAATTCATCCAACAGGTTCAGAAGAATTTGTAACAATGCGTTAA